In Colwellia sp. M166, a genomic segment contains:
- a CDS encoding NarK family nitrate/nitrite MFS transporter: protein MSDPAGIKIFSFVGKMKVLHLSWMAFFITFAVWFNHAPLLSVIADSLNLSSAEIKTLLLLNVALTIPARVIIGMLTDKYGPRLVYAILLALCSIPCFMFALASDFEQAALSRFLLGFIGAGFVIGIRMVSEWFPANELGTAEGIYGGWGNFGSAAAAMLLPSLALFFGGEDGWRYAVALTGVLSLVFSVIWYVNVRDTPQGSTYFKPKSSGAMLVTSRNDFYLLILMKLPMYGALALLTWKLSPSGVSLLSEQSAILVYLALFALFIIELIQTYKVNIKVFESTIPSAQQYKFKQVAVLNVLYFATFGSELAVISMLPLFFAETFALDMVFAAMLASTYAFMNLMSRPGGGWLSDKFGRKKTLLILTAGLACGYFAMSLISGAWPLALAVVTAMLCSFFVQAGEGAVFAAVPLIKRSLTGQIAGMTGAYGNVGAVVYLTVLTFVPYSQFFLVIAATAVIGFVALLFMEEPKGSIAEVHEDGTVELISVS from the coding sequence ATGTCGGATCCTGCAGGGATTAAAATATTTTCATTTGTCGGTAAGATGAAAGTGCTGCACCTAAGTTGGATGGCATTTTTTATTACCTTTGCCGTGTGGTTTAACCACGCGCCATTACTTTCTGTCATAGCGGATAGCCTTAATTTATCCAGTGCTGAAATCAAAACGTTATTATTATTAAATGTCGCATTGACCATTCCTGCGCGAGTCATTATCGGTATGCTAACTGACAAGTATGGTCCACGGCTTGTTTATGCAATATTGTTGGCATTGTGTAGCATTCCTTGTTTTATGTTTGCACTCGCTTCCGATTTTGAGCAAGCGGCGTTATCACGGTTTTTACTGGGCTTTATTGGTGCCGGTTTTGTTATCGGTATTCGCATGGTCAGTGAGTGGTTTCCAGCCAATGAACTCGGCACAGCTGAGGGGATTTATGGTGGTTGGGGCAACTTTGGTTCAGCCGCTGCAGCTATGTTACTCCCTAGTTTAGCGTTATTTTTTGGTGGTGAAGATGGATGGCGCTACGCCGTGGCATTGACGGGCGTGCTGAGTTTAGTTTTTAGTGTTATCTGGTATGTTAATGTTAGGGATACTCCGCAAGGCTCTACTTATTTTAAGCCTAAAAGTAGTGGTGCAATGTTGGTCACTAGTCGCAATGACTTTTATCTTCTAATTTTAATGAAACTACCTATGTATGGTGCGTTAGCGCTGCTTACATGGAAGTTGTCGCCAAGTGGTGTGAGCTTACTGTCAGAGCAAAGTGCTATTTTGGTTTATTTAGCACTATTTGCTTTATTCATTATCGAGTTAATTCAAACCTATAAAGTGAATATCAAGGTTTTTGAGTCAACTATACCATCTGCGCAACAGTATAAATTTAAACAAGTTGCGGTACTGAATGTTTTATATTTTGCTACTTTTGGCTCTGAGCTTGCGGTGATTTCTATGTTGCCATTATTTTTTGCTGAAACCTTTGCTTTAGATATGGTGTTTGCCGCCATGTTGGCGTCAACTTATGCCTTTATGAATTTAATGTCACGTCCTGGTGGTGGTTGGCTAAGCGATAAATTTGGTCGCAAGAAAACCTTATTAATTCTGACGGCGGGTTTAGCCTGTGGCTATTTTGCTATGTCGTTGATTTCAGGGGCTTGGCCACTAGCATTAGCGGTAGTAACAGCGATGCTATGTTCATTCTTTGTGCAAGCGGGTGAAGGGGCTGTTTTTGCGGCGGTACCATTAATCAAACGTAGCTTAACCGGACAAATTGCTGGCATGACTGGTGCTTATGGTAATGTTGGCGCTGTTGTCTATTTAACGGTGTTAACTTTTGTACCGTATAGCCAATTCTTTTTAGTCATTGCAGCAACCGCGGTGATAGGCTTTGTCGCTTTATTATTTATGGAAGAACCTAAAGGCAGTATTGCTGAGGTCCATGAAGATGGTACGGTAGAGCTTATTAGTGTCAGCTAG
- a CDS encoding protein kinase has translation MMKSPIDNKPVKASSATQTSVARSKLPVILAVVIGGASQAGTKAENQDAFAALQPSVAERESKGIVVAIADGVSSASHAAQAAQLSVTQFIQEYYATTASWSTNKSAAKVLKSLNQWLFSQGVTGSVTDSKCHHENTQQQTAQWLTTFTALIVKSSSAYIFHVGDTRVGKYRHGEYHVITRDHNQKQGLSGSLLTRALGADSHLKVDQYQLGVNVGDIFMLTSDGVHEHIPGQQLTKILSAIPKQPNKVMLEQVSLQIVTQAIAAGSEDNVSCVLVYIDATPKRELAEIEQDLLTRIIPPALQVGQKLDGYKVKKILHASVRSHLYLVEHADHEQPLVLKVPSMNFIDDAIYIQGFLREGWVGERIKHRNVMQVITNPNPSKALYHVCQFIDGQPLSEWMHDNPKPTIAQVRDIVSQIVSALRAFQRLDLVHRDLKPDNIMINASGQITLIDYGTVLIAAQDEVTTGLPETVPQGTLNYIAPETLLTMHADHQSDLFSLAVVCYEMLSGALPYKPMASSHEKVKAYPLWQYRSIKDYRNELPLWLDLTLKKALQANPKDRYHAFSEFLTDLNKPNLDVLQAYQNLPFIKRYPIQFWQATTFILLITLLGVIAF, from the coding sequence ATGATGAAAAGCCCAATAGATAATAAGCCAGTAAAAGCTAGTAGCGCAACGCAAACCAGTGTGGCGCGCTCCAAGCTACCTGTTATTTTAGCCGTTGTTATTGGCGGCGCATCTCAAGCCGGTACAAAAGCTGAAAACCAAGATGCTTTTGCTGCCTTGCAACCGAGTGTCGCTGAACGAGAGTCAAAAGGCATCGTTGTTGCGATTGCCGATGGCGTTTCAAGTGCTAGCCATGCGGCGCAAGCTGCACAATTGTCGGTCACACAGTTTATTCAAGAGTATTATGCGACAACAGCATCTTGGTCAACGAATAAATCAGCAGCTAAAGTACTAAAAAGTTTAAACCAGTGGTTATTTTCTCAAGGAGTAACTGGGTCTGTTACTGACTCTAAATGTCACCATGAAAATACTCAACAGCAAACTGCACAATGGTTAACCACCTTCACGGCATTAATTGTTAAATCATCTAGTGCTTATATTTTCCACGTTGGCGACACACGTGTAGGTAAATATCGTCATGGCGAATATCACGTTATTACTCGTGATCATAATCAAAAACAAGGGCTCAGTGGCAGTTTACTTACCCGAGCGTTGGGGGCTGATAGCCATTTAAAAGTGGACCAATATCAGCTCGGCGTCAATGTCGGTGATATTTTTATGTTGACCAGTGATGGTGTCCATGAACATATACCTGGACAACAACTGACCAAGATATTATCTGCAATACCAAAGCAGCCCAATAAAGTCATGCTTGAGCAAGTGAGTTTGCAAATTGTTACACAAGCAATTGCCGCGGGTAGTGAGGACAACGTAAGTTGTGTGCTGGTTTATATTGATGCTACACCTAAGCGAGAATTAGCCGAAATTGAACAAGACTTGTTGACGAGAATAATACCTCCAGCGCTGCAAGTTGGGCAGAAACTCGATGGCTATAAGGTAAAGAAAATATTGCATGCCAGTGTGCGATCGCACTTGTATTTAGTCGAACATGCAGATCACGAACAGCCATTAGTGTTAAAAGTGCCTTCGATGAACTTTATCGACGACGCTATCTATATTCAGGGCTTTTTACGAGAAGGTTGGGTGGGGGAGCGGATAAAGCATCGTAATGTTATGCAGGTTATTACTAACCCGAATCCTAGCAAGGCGTTATATCATGTCTGTCAGTTTATTGATGGCCAACCCTTAAGTGAATGGATGCACGATAATCCCAAACCAACTATTGCTCAGGTACGTGATATCGTTAGTCAAATAGTGAGTGCGCTGCGGGCATTTCAGCGTCTTGATTTAGTTCATCGAGACCTAAAGCCTGACAACATTATGATTAATGCCTCTGGGCAGATCACGCTAATTGACTACGGTACGGTTTTAATTGCCGCGCAAGATGAAGTAACAACTGGCCTGCCAGAAACGGTGCCGCAAGGTACGCTGAATTACATTGCACCTGAAACATTACTGACGATGCATGCCGACCACCAAAGTGATTTATTTTCACTTGCTGTTGTTTGTTATGAAATGCTTTCGGGAGCATTACCTTATAAGCCGATGGCGTCGAGCCATGAAAAAGTAAAAGCCTACCCTTTATGGCAATATCGCAGTATTAAAGATTACCGTAATGAATTACCTTTGTGGCTAGATTTAACCTTGAAAAAAGCCTTACAAGCCAATCCAAAGGATCGTTATCATGCCTTTTCTGAATTTCTCACTGATCTTAATAAGCCTAACCTTGATGTGTTGCAAGCATATCAAAACCTACCGTTTATAAAACGTTACCCAATTCAATTTTGGCAAGCGACGACATTTATTTTGTTGATCACACTGCTAGGCGTTATCGCTTTTTAA
- the nirB gene encoding nitrite reductase large subunit NirB — MDIDNQAVVKTKVVVVGNGMVGHHFVEQLVELSNSEQAVEITVLCAESRLAYDRVHLSEYFAGKSAADLAMTDEKTYQQWQVNFAVDAKVSHIDKAQGFVETEQGERYHYDKLVLATGSYPFVPPIPGKDREHCLVYRTIDDLDAIQASADKSKVGVVIGGGLLGLEAANALKQLGLKTHVVEFAPQLMGVQVDAGGGRLLKSKIEQLGVQVHTSKATNEIVDGDHCRYKLCFSDGSELETDLILFSAGIRPFDNLARDFDLAIGERGGIVINNQCQTSDNNIYAIGECALWSNFIFGLVAPGYAMAKVTAKHILGEEQHFTGADMSTKLKLMGVDVGSIGDAHAKTSGSLCYTYENQPNGVYKKIVVNAEKTKLLGAVLIGDTSEYDTLLQYMLNAIDLPASPESLILPMAADKPALGVDALPDSATICSCHNVTKGDIVSAIDNGACSVGDIKTCTKASSGCGGCTALVKNVTDSLLEQRGVEVKKDICEHFAHSRRELFDIVKVEKITTFEQLLSSHGQGLGCEVCKPLTASILASVWNDYILEKSHVGLQDTNDNYLANMQKDGTYSVVPRIAGGEITPDKLIVLGEVAKKYNLYTKITGGQRVDLFGARVEQLPPIWQELIDAGFETGHAYGKSLRTVKSCVGSSWCRYGVQDSIGMAILLENRYKGLRAPHKIKFAVSGCTRECAEAQSKDIGIIATEKGWNLYVCGNGGMKPRHGDLFTTDLDDETLIKYIDRILMFYVNTGDRLQRTSVWMDNLEGGLSYLQNVVIDDSLQIADELEKQMQLIVGSYQCEWKTTLADPQALKRFKPFVNSDKPDTNIQFVEERQQIRPAYQHERIAVKMSESSATQSPKIVEPA, encoded by the coding sequence ATGGATATAGATAATCAGGCAGTGGTAAAAACAAAAGTTGTTGTTGTTGGCAATGGTATGGTTGGTCATCACTTTGTTGAACAACTTGTTGAGCTAAGTAATAGCGAACAAGCGGTAGAGATAACCGTACTCTGTGCTGAATCGAGACTGGCTTACGACCGCGTACATCTGTCGGAGTATTTTGCCGGTAAATCGGCGGCAGATTTAGCCATGACAGACGAAAAAACCTATCAACAATGGCAAGTGAATTTCGCCGTTGATGCTAAGGTTAGTCATATCGACAAAGCGCAAGGCTTCGTTGAAACAGAGCAAGGAGAGCGCTATCACTATGATAAATTAGTGCTTGCTACGGGCTCGTATCCTTTTGTGCCACCTATCCCAGGTAAAGATCGCGAACATTGCTTAGTGTATCGTACCATTGATGATCTTGATGCTATTCAAGCAAGTGCCGATAAAAGTAAGGTTGGCGTTGTTATTGGTGGCGGGCTGCTTGGTTTAGAAGCTGCTAATGCTCTGAAACAATTAGGCTTAAAAACTCATGTAGTTGAATTTGCCCCACAATTGATGGGGGTGCAAGTTGATGCAGGCGGTGGACGATTACTGAAAAGTAAAATTGAACAGTTAGGTGTGCAAGTGCATACGTCAAAAGCCACCAATGAAATTGTTGATGGTGATCATTGTCGCTACAAGCTTTGTTTTAGTGATGGCAGTGAACTAGAAACTGATTTGATTTTATTTTCAGCCGGTATCAGGCCCTTTGATAACCTCGCTCGTGACTTTGATCTCGCTATTGGTGAACGTGGCGGCATTGTTATTAATAATCAATGTCAAACTTCTGATAATAATATCTACGCTATTGGTGAGTGTGCGTTGTGGAGCAACTTTATTTTTGGTTTAGTTGCGCCTGGTTATGCCATGGCAAAAGTAACGGCAAAACATATTCTGGGTGAAGAGCAACATTTCACCGGTGCTGATATGAGTACCAAGCTTAAGCTAATGGGGGTAGACGTTGGCTCCATTGGTGACGCCCATGCGAAAACATCAGGCTCACTCTGTTATACCTATGAAAATCAGCCGAATGGTGTTTACAAAAAAATTGTTGTTAATGCCGAAAAAACTAAGCTACTCGGTGCGGTCCTTATTGGTGACACCAGTGAATACGACACCTTGTTACAATACATGCTCAATGCTATTGATTTACCGGCGTCACCAGAGTCGTTGATTTTGCCGATGGCGGCTGATAAACCGGCCTTAGGGGTTGATGCTTTACCAGATAGCGCGACCATTTGTTCTTGTCATAACGTCACTAAAGGCGACATTGTCAGTGCTATTGATAACGGTGCTTGTAGTGTTGGCGATATTAAAACTTGTACCAAAGCGAGCTCGGGCTGCGGTGGTTGTACCGCGCTAGTGAAAAATGTCACCGACAGCTTACTTGAGCAACGTGGCGTTGAGGTTAAAAAAGATATCTGTGAGCACTTTGCTCATTCACGCCGAGAGTTGTTCGATATTGTCAAAGTAGAGAAAATCACCACCTTTGAACAATTATTATCGTCACACGGTCAAGGTTTGGGCTGTGAAGTGTGTAAACCATTAACGGCATCTATTTTAGCTTCCGTTTGGAATGATTATATTTTAGAAAAGTCTCATGTCGGTCTACAAGATACCAACGATAACTATCTTGCTAACATGCAAAAAGACGGCACTTACTCGGTTGTTCCGCGTATTGCCGGTGGTGAAATTACGCCCGATAAGTTGATAGTGTTGGGTGAGGTAGCAAAAAAATATAATTTATATACCAAGATTACCGGTGGTCAGCGCGTTGATTTATTTGGCGCACGCGTAGAGCAGTTACCGCCTATTTGGCAAGAACTCATTGACGCCGGTTTTGAAACTGGCCATGCCTATGGCAAGTCGCTAAGAACCGTAAAGTCTTGTGTTGGCTCGAGTTGGTGTCGATACGGTGTACAAGACAGTATTGGTATGGCGATATTATTGGAAAATCGTTACAAAGGTTTACGTGCCCCACATAAAATTAAATTTGCCGTATCAGGTTGTACAAGAGAGTGCGCTGAGGCACAAAGTAAGGACATTGGCATTATTGCCACAGAGAAAGGTTGGAACCTTTATGTTTGCGGCAACGGTGGTATGAAACCGCGTCATGGTGATTTATTTACCACAGATTTAGATGACGAAACATTGATTAAATATATCGACCGAATTTTGATGTTTTATGTTAATACCGGTGACAGGTTGCAACGTACCTCTGTGTGGATGGATAACTTAGAAGGCGGGTTGAGTTATTTACAAAATGTTGTTATTGACGACAGTTTGCAAATTGCTGATGAACTTGAAAAACAAATGCAGCTTATCGTCGGTAGCTATCAATGTGAGTGGAAAACGACATTGGCTGATCCGCAAGCCTTAAAACGTTTTAAACCTTTTGTAAATTCTGACAAGCCGGATACAAATATTCAATTTGTTGAGGAGCGTCAACAAATTAGACCAGCTTATCAGCACGAACGTATCGCAGTGAAAATGTCTGAAAGTTCAGCAACACAAAGCCCTAAAATTGTTGAACCTGCATAA
- the nirD gene encoding nitrite reductase small subunit NirD: MSLKTATQWSNSAEGQQWQTVCQMADLITNSGVCALIEQSDKAIVDEQVAIFHLPNTEQQVYAIGNYDPIGKANVLYRGIVGSIGEHLVVASPLFKQHFSLQTGQCLQQDISVKHYPVRIMEQQVQLLV; encoded by the coding sequence ATGTCGTTAAAAACAGCAACTCAATGGTCGAATTCAGCAGAAGGTCAGCAATGGCAAACGGTTTGTCAGATGGCAGACTTGATTACCAACTCCGGCGTTTGTGCGCTTATTGAGCAAAGTGATAAAGCAATCGTTGATGAACAGGTGGCTATTTTTCATTTGCCGAATACTGAGCAACAAGTCTATGCTATTGGTAATTATGACCCTATTGGCAAAGCTAATGTGCTTTATCGCGGTATTGTTGGCAGCATTGGTGAGCATCTTGTTGTCGCCTCACCATTGTTTAAACAGCATTTTTCACTGCAAACTGGCCAGTGTTTACAGCAAGATATCAGTGTAAAGCATTACCCCGTAAGGATTATGGAACAGCAAGTACAGTTGTTGGTTTGA